The sequence GACGTTGTATTCGCGCGCAACACGCGCGATCGCCTCGCGTCGCCCGGCGGACAGTGTCGTCAGGGTCGGATTCTGCGCCGTCGGCATCAGGAAGATCATCCTCGGATGCTTTTGCGCGCAGACGCGCTCGAAATCGGCCGGGTCGAGGCCTTCGTCGTCCGAGGCCACCAGTGCGGTGCGCCGGCCGATCAGCCCGGCGCTGCGCGAAATCTGCGAATAGGTGAGGTGTTCGAAGGCGACATAGTCGCCGGGTGTTGTAAGTGCGGCGATCGCCGCCATCACCGCCGCATGGGTGCCGAGCGTCGGAACGATGCCGTCGGCGGCCGGGCGGAACGAGTTTCGCGCCAGCCAGCGGGCGCCGGCTTCGTACCAGCGGCCAGGAAAATCACGCGTATAGCTCGAGATTTCATGAGGATGATCCTGCGCGGTGCGCGACAGCACATCGGCAACAACGGCGCCCTGGCCGACATCGGGTGCCGCCGTGCTGTCGAAACGCAGCTTGTCCTGAGGCGCATCGACATAGCGCGTGCCTTCCACACTGACGTCGGGCGCCTCCGGCTTCACGCCGTCGGCGCGCCGGCCAAGCACATAGGTCCCGCGCCCGACTTCGCCGCTCACCAGCCCGCGCTCGCGCAGCAATTGGTAGGCCCGGCCGACCGTGCCGACAGTAGTGCCGATGTCGTAGGCGAGGTCGCGCTGCGGCGGCAGTTTTGTCC comes from Mesorhizobium japonicum MAFF 303099 and encodes:
- a CDS encoding PLP-dependent aminotransferase family protein produces the protein MTNWLPDLTGGAGPLYQRLADSVEAGIDQGVIGAGTKLPPQRDLAYDIGTTVGTVGRAYQLLRERGLVSGEVGRGTYVLGRRADGVKPEAPDVSVEGTRYVDAPQDKLRFDSTAAPDVGQGAVVADVLSRTAQDHPHEISSYTRDFPGRWYEAGARWLARNSFRPAADGIVPTLGTHAAVMAAIAALTTPGDYVAFEHLTYSQISRSAGLIGRRTALVASDDEGLDPADFERVCAQKHPRMIFLMPTAQNPTLTTLSAGRREAIARVAREYNVILIEDDLYGHLTDDPTPLLAEYAPERTIVAGGLSKSVAAGIRGGWLSCPPAYRHRIRVAHKMMTGGMPFLLAEVNTRLVLSGQASDIRKRCIAEISARIAIVRETLAGFAFKSHDKVPFVWLTLPDPWLSGTFKNACLEHGVLIDDEDEFKAGRSEQVFHGVRFGTSQPRQRGDVANGVAVIRRLLDEGRAGYDSFS